Proteins from a single region of Chromobacterium sp. ATCC 53434:
- the panD gene encoding aspartate 1-decarboxylase — MQRNMLKSKLHRVTTTHAELHYIGSCAIDENLLEAADILEYEEVQIWNVTNGERFATYAIKAERGSGVISVNGSAARRAAPGDLLIIASFAQYEDAELKGHSPKLVFVDGDNRLTEVKGATPTQPA, encoded by the coding sequence ATGCAACGCAATATGCTGAAATCCAAGCTCCACCGCGTGACCACCACGCATGCCGAGCTGCATTACATCGGATCCTGCGCGATAGACGAGAACCTGCTGGAAGCGGCGGACATTCTCGAATACGAGGAAGTGCAGATCTGGAACGTCACCAACGGCGAGCGCTTCGCCACCTACGCGATCAAGGCCGAGCGCGGTTCCGGCGTGATCTCGGTCAACGGTTCGGCCGCGCGCCGCGCCGCGCCGGGCGATCTGTTGATCATTGCCTCGTTCGCGCAGTACGAGGACGCCGAGCTGAAGGGCCATTCGCCGAAGCTGGTCTTCGTCGACGGCGACAACCGCCTGACCGAGGTGAAGGGCGCGACGCCGACCCAGCCGGCCTGA
- a CDS encoding GFA family protein, translating into MLMGLTGGCLCGAVRYRLRGTPFHITHCHCRSCRRASGAAFVTWFTMRVHELEWRGEKPTQYHSSAAVSRGFCPHCGSTLTYFHESDPEEIDITAASLDTPEILVPEHHTWWEQRLEWGTANAQGVLPVHPRSGGY; encoded by the coding sequence ATGCTGATGGGGCTGACTGGCGGTTGCTTGTGCGGTGCGGTGCGCTACCGTTTGCGCGGCACGCCGTTTCATATCACCCACTGCCATTGCCGCAGCTGCCGGCGCGCCAGCGGCGCGGCCTTCGTCACCTGGTTCACGATGCGGGTGCACGAACTGGAGTGGCGCGGCGAGAAGCCGACGCAATACCATTCCTCTGCCGCGGTGTCGCGCGGCTTCTGTCCGCACTGCGGCTCCACGCTGACCTATTTCCACGAATCCGATCCGGAAGAGATCGACATCACCGCCGCCTCGCTGGACACGCCGGAGATTCTGGTGCCGGAGCATCACACCTGGTGGGAGCAGCGGCTGGAGTGGGGCACCGCCAACGCCCAGGGCGTGCTGCCGGTGCATCCTCGCAGCGGCGGCTACTGA
- a CDS encoding ABC transporter substrate-binding protein, with protein sequence MRPTLASLLLCLALPHATARAAEADRSPVAICDDGEEWPPFTYYRRVDGKPTTEITGFSVEVIGAILAKHGIPFTITLPPWKRCLASIEAGENYVMALSASKSPEREKRFLFSAPYYQTHYYAFYAKNRFPRGLKLDAQSDLNRYRLGGVKGYAYAKLEAVDKGRMILAASYPELIKMMKAGRLDVFAEDYEVIIGLASIGVLDAAWDADIGHLPLPGANANPFHMIFSRSNPRGEQLRRLVDEELDAMRRSGQLARLLAKYVKR encoded by the coding sequence ATGCGCCCAACTCTCGCCTCCCTGCTGCTCTGTCTGGCGCTGCCGCACGCGACCGCCCGGGCCGCAGAAGCGGACCGCTCCCCGGTAGCGATCTGCGACGACGGCGAGGAGTGGCCGCCGTTCACCTACTACCGCCGCGTCGACGGCAAGCCGACAACGGAGATCACCGGTTTCTCCGTCGAGGTGATAGGCGCCATCCTGGCCAAGCACGGCATTCCGTTCACCATCACGCTGCCGCCGTGGAAACGCTGCCTGGCCTCGATAGAGGCCGGAGAGAACTACGTGATGGCGCTCAGCGCCAGCAAAAGCCCGGAACGGGAGAAGCGGTTCCTGTTTTCCGCGCCCTACTATCAGACCCACTATTACGCGTTCTACGCGAAAAACCGCTTCCCCCGGGGACTGAAGCTGGATGCCCAGTCCGATCTCAACCGCTATCGGCTCGGCGGCGTCAAAGGCTACGCCTACGCCAAGCTGGAGGCGGTGGACAAGGGCAGGATGATACTGGCCGCCAGCTACCCCGAACTGATCAAGATGATGAAGGCCGGCCGGCTGGACGTGTTCGCCGAGGATTACGAAGTCATCATCGGCCTGGCCAGCATAGGCGTGCTGGACGCCGCCTGGGACGCGGACATCGGCCATCTGCCGCTGCCCGGCGCCAACGCCAATCCCTTCCACATGATATTCAGCCGCAGCAATCCTCGCGGCGAGCAGCTGAGGCGGCTGGTGGACGAGGAGCTGGACGCGATGCGCCGCTCAGGGCAGCTGGCCCGGCTGCTGGCCAAATACGTGAAGCGCTAG
- the panC gene encoding pantoate--beta-alanine ligase, with translation MEIIRSVAEIRAWRKAAGKVAFVPTMGNLHEGHLKLVAAAREQADKVVVSIFVNRLQFGQGEDFDAYPRTFEADCDKLRAAGVDALFFPTERELYPRVRQDFNIEPPHIQNELCGAFRPGHFRGVATVVTKLFNIVQPDLACFGKKDYQQLHVIQAMIDDLNSPIVIVPVDTGRADDGLALSSRNGYLSAAERAEAPRLYRNLAAMRDGLLAGSQDYAALEAAARDDLAAAGWTVDYVEVRQADTLEIAHAGEKRLVVLAAARLGKTRLIDNIEVFR, from the coding sequence ATGGAAATCATCCGTAGCGTGGCCGAGATCCGCGCCTGGCGGAAGGCGGCCGGCAAGGTCGCCTTCGTGCCGACGATGGGCAATCTGCACGAGGGGCATCTGAAGCTGGTGGCCGCCGCGCGCGAGCAGGCGGACAAGGTCGTCGTCAGCATCTTCGTCAACCGGCTGCAGTTCGGCCAGGGCGAGGACTTCGACGCCTATCCGCGCACCTTCGAGGCCGATTGCGACAAGCTTCGCGCCGCCGGCGTCGACGCGCTGTTCTTCCCGACCGAGCGCGAGCTGTATCCGCGGGTCAGGCAGGACTTCAATATCGAGCCGCCGCACATCCAGAACGAGCTGTGCGGCGCCTTCCGGCCCGGCCACTTCCGCGGCGTCGCCACCGTGGTGACCAAGCTGTTCAACATCGTGCAGCCGGACCTGGCCTGCTTCGGCAAGAAGGATTACCAGCAGCTGCATGTGATTCAGGCGATGATAGACGATCTGAACTCGCCCATCGTCATCGTGCCGGTCGACACCGGCCGCGCCGACGACGGCCTGGCGCTGTCGTCGCGCAACGGCTATCTGTCGGCCGCCGAGCGGGCCGAGGCGCCGCGGCTGTACCGCAATCTTGCGGCGATGCGCGACGGCCTGCTGGCCGGCAGCCAGGACTACGCCGCGCTGGAGGCCGCCGCGCGCGACGACCTGGCGGCCGCCGGCTGGACCGTCGACTACGTCGAGGTGCGCCAGGCCGACACGCTGGAAATCGCCCACGCCGGCGAGAAGCGGCTGGTGGTGCTGGCCGCCGCGCGGCTGGGCAAGACCCGTCTGATCGACAATATCGAAGTGTTCCGCTGA
- the panB gene encoding 3-methyl-2-oxobutanoate hydroxymethyltransferase, protein MKITVNTLHKLAEEGRKITMLTCYDASFASLLDEAGVEILLVGDSLGPVMQGVDSTLPVSEEDMLYHVRCVARGAKNALILGDMTFGAYQQSPQQAFAHAARLLQAGAHMVKLEGGAYMAETTRFLVERGIPVCSHIGLTPQFVNAFGGYRVQGRGDDAQRIVADAKALAEAGASLVLMECVPAALAREITETVKVPTIGIGAGVDVSGQVLVLHDMLGVYPGKKAKFVKNFMDEAGSIQGAVEAYIKAVKDQTFPSAEHTY, encoded by the coding sequence ATGAAAATAACCGTCAACACCTTGCACAAGCTGGCCGAGGAAGGCCGGAAGATCACGATGCTGACCTGCTACGACGCCAGTTTCGCCAGCCTGCTGGACGAGGCAGGCGTCGAAATCCTGCTGGTCGGCGATTCGCTGGGGCCGGTGATGCAGGGCGTGGACTCCACGCTGCCGGTCAGCGAGGAGGACATGCTCTACCACGTCCGCTGCGTGGCCCGCGGCGCGAAGAACGCGCTGATCCTCGGCGACATGACGTTCGGCGCCTATCAGCAAAGTCCGCAGCAGGCCTTCGCCCACGCCGCGCGCCTGCTGCAGGCCGGCGCCCACATGGTCAAGCTGGAGGGCGGCGCCTATATGGCCGAGACCACCCGCTTCCTGGTCGAGCGCGGCATCCCGGTGTGCTCGCACATCGGCCTGACCCCGCAGTTCGTCAACGCCTTCGGCGGCTACCGCGTGCAGGGCCGCGGCGACGACGCGCAGCGCATCGTCGCCGACGCCAAGGCGCTGGCCGAGGCCGGCGCCAGCCTGGTGTTGATGGAGTGCGTGCCGGCGGCGCTGGCCAGGGAGATCACAGAAACCGTCAAGGTGCCGACGATAGGCATAGGCGCCGGCGTCGACGTGTCCGGCCAGGTGCTGGTGCTGCACGACATGCTGGGCGTGTATCCGGGCAAGAAGGCCAAGTTCGTCAAGAACTTCATGGACGAGGCCGGCAGCATCCAGGGCGCGGTCGAAGCCTATATCAAGGCGGTGAAGGACCAGACCTTCCCGTCCGCAGAACACACTTACTAA